The following proteins are encoded in a genomic region of Necator americanus strain Aroian chromosome II, whole genome shotgun sequence:
- a CDS encoding hypothetical protein (NECATOR_CHRII.G7394.T1): protein MIRTSSSRSTDRTATSDACEESSFPKKEKSEEPATPWTSVYVAGACAFIQAAQFSIFFSSMWPYLRKLNPHAEETQFGYIVALYSFGQCISAPSFGYWSNRIEQVRIPLLTGFCFMITGNFLYLLLSFFPPQNVVLGMAIARFIAGCGTGNMSLLRAYASTSSSRSDRSRAIACVSGGIATGTMIGPGFQLLFTPLGPDGIHILPFFRLNIYNSPALFSLLLSVAGVVVLIFAFEERYDVLKADAAKATTKLPPPCAIAISVCVATRFIQIYATTTVGTIGSAFSMLMFSFNKEEAVTANATAHLIAGTIGAALYFILIIFNLFKWVPPRISSLLCLCIYASLFVVSYSWPFLPNKVKMSVNGSDWGCYSDRFDWCENLTEVSPWIYYTFYVLVFGFAASIMNVAVTTLYSEIIGPRRQGTLQGVFQLAGSTGRMVAPLTISILYSKYGPRVPWITEVVQICAIILLWIVFRHKMVPLKIEQNENNPPAGRSSVHS from the exons ATGATTCGAACTTCGTCAAGTCGAAGCACCGACAGGACTGCAACTTCG gatGCTTGTGAAGAAAGTTCATTTCctaagaaagagaaatccgAAGAACCGGCGACACCATGGACATCGGTTTACGTTGCTGGCGCATGTGCTTTCATTCAAGCCGCTCAATTCAGCATCTTTTTCAGCTCTATGTGGCCATATTTGAGAAAA CTCAATCCACACGCTGAGGAGACACAGTTTGGTTATATTGTAGCGTTGTACAGTTTCGGTCAATGCATATCAGCACCATCGTTTGGATATTGGAGCAACCGGATAGAACAG GTACGAATACCTCTTCTAACCGGATTCTGCTTCATGATAACTGGGAACTTTCTGTATCTAttgctcagtttttttcctccacaaAATGTGGTTTTGGGAATGGCAATCGCTCGGTTTATCGCAGGATGCGGGACAG GTAATATGTCACTTCTGAGAGCTTACGCTTCTACCTCATCATCCAGATCGGATCGTTCTCGTGCAATCGCATGTGTGAGTGGTGGAATCGCTACTGGTACAATGATTGGACCAG GCTTTCAACTACTTTTCACACCACTTGGACCTGACGGAATTCACATATTGCCATTTTTTCGCCTCAATATCTACAATTCGCCGGCACTTTTCTCCCTCTTGCTGAGCGTTGCCGGCGttgtagttttgatttttgctttcGAGGAAAGATACGACGTGCTGAAGGCCGACGCTGCGAAA GCAACAACGAAGCTACCACCACCATGTGCCATAGCAATATCTGTCTGCGTTGCAACCAGATTTATCCAGATATATGCAACAACCACAGTAGGAAC GATTGGATCTGCCTTTTCCATGCTAATGTTCTCTTTCAACAAAGAGGAGGCCGTAACGGCTAACGCAACAGCTCATCTCATTGCTGGAACAATTGGCGCTGCCTTATATTTCATACTGAtaattttcaatctttttaaaTG GGTCCCTCCGCGAATTTCATCTTTATTGTGTTTGTGTATTTATGCCAGTCTGTTCGTGGTTTCATACTCATGGCCATTCCTTCCgaataaagtgaaaatgtcTGTGAACG GATCTGATTGGGGTTGCTATTCGGATCGGTTTGACTGGTGTGAAAATCTCACAGAGGTTTCACCTTGG ATTTATTACACTTTCTATGTCCTTGTCTTTGGATTCGCTGCATCCATAATGAACGTCGCTGTAACAACGCTGTACTCTGAAATAATTGGACCTCGACGACAG GGGACGCTTCAAGGAGTTTTTCAACTTGCCGGTTCCACAGGCAGAATGGTAGCGCCTCTCACTATCAG TATACTATACTCAAAATATGGACCCCGTGTACCTTGGATAACGGAAGTTGTGCAAATATGCGCTATAATTTTGCTCTGGATAGTATTCCGTCACAAGATGGTTCCgctgaaaattgaacaaaatgaGAATAATCCTCCTGCAGGGAGGAGTTCTGTGCATTCGTAA
- a CDS encoding hypothetical protein (NECATOR_CHRII.G7394.T2), whose translation MKIGDIKLSAALDEISTLKKGCVHSNSLNDSNFVKSKHRQDCNFVNGIKSTLHCCHHWRNPIVGQMNKIKDACEESSFPKKEKSEEPATPWTSVYVAGACAFIQAAQFSIFFSSMWPYLRKLNPHAEETQFGYIVALYSFGQCISAPSFGYWSNRIEQVRIPLLTGFCFMITGNFLYLLLSFFPPQNVVLGMAIARFIAGCGTGNMSLLRAYASTSSSRSDRSRAIACVSGGIATGTMIGPGFQLLFTPLGPDGIHILPFFRLNIYNSPALFSLLLSVAGVVVLIFAFEERYDVLKADAAKATTKLPPPCAIAISVCVATRFIQIYATTTVGTIGSAFSMLMFSFNKEEAVTANATAHLIAGTIGAALYFILIIFNLFKWVPPRISSLLCLCIYASLFVVSYSWPFLPNKVKMSVNGSDWGCYSDRFDWCENLTEVSPWIYYTFYVLVFGFAASIMNVAVTTLYSEIIGPRRQGTLQGVFQLAGSTGRMVAPLTISILYSKYGPRVPWITEVVQICAIILLWIVFRHKMVPLKIEQNENNPPAGRSSVHS comes from the exons GGATGCGTTCATTCGAACTCGCTGAATGATTCGAACTTCGTCAAGTCGAAGCACCGACAGGACTGCAACTTCG TCAACGGCATCAAATCGACACTGCACTGTTGCCACCACTGGCGCAACCCGATCGTCGGtcaaatgaacaaaatcaaG gatGCTTGTGAAGAAAGTTCATTTCctaagaaagagaaatccgAAGAACCGGCGACACCATGGACATCGGTTTACGTTGCTGGCGCATGTGCTTTCATTCAAGCCGCTCAATTCAGCATCTTTTTCAGCTCTATGTGGCCATATTTGAGAAAA CTCAATCCACACGCTGAGGAGACACAGTTTGGTTATATTGTAGCGTTGTACAGTTTCGGTCAATGCATATCAGCACCATCGTTTGGATATTGGAGCAACCGGATAGAACAG GTACGAATACCTCTTCTAACCGGATTCTGCTTCATGATAACTGGGAACTTTCTGTATCTAttgctcagtttttttcctccacaaAATGTGGTTTTGGGAATGGCAATCGCTCGGTTTATCGCAGGATGCGGGACAG GTAATATGTCACTTCTGAGAGCTTACGCTTCTACCTCATCATCCAGATCGGATCGTTCTCGTGCAATCGCATGTGTGAGTGGTGGAATCGCTACTGGTACAATGATTGGACCAG GCTTTCAACTACTTTTCACACCACTTGGACCTGACGGAATTCACATATTGCCATTTTTTCGCCTCAATATCTACAATTCGCCGGCACTTTTCTCCCTCTTGCTGAGCGTTGCCGGCGttgtagttttgatttttgctttcGAGGAAAGATACGACGTGCTGAAGGCCGACGCTGCGAAA GCAACAACGAAGCTACCACCACCATGTGCCATAGCAATATCTGTCTGCGTTGCAACCAGATTTATCCAGATATATGCAACAACCACAGTAGGAAC GATTGGATCTGCCTTTTCCATGCTAATGTTCTCTTTCAACAAAGAGGAGGCCGTAACGGCTAACGCAACAGCTCATCTCATTGCTGGAACAATTGGCGCTGCCTTATATTTCATACTGAtaattttcaatctttttaaaTG GGTCCCTCCGCGAATTTCATCTTTATTGTGTTTGTGTATTTATGCCAGTCTGTTCGTGGTTTCATACTCATGGCCATTCCTTCCgaataaagtgaaaatgtcTGTGAACG GATCTGATTGGGGTTGCTATTCGGATCGGTTTGACTGGTGTGAAAATCTCACAGAGGTTTCACCTTGG ATTTATTACACTTTCTATGTCCTTGTCTTTGGATTCGCTGCATCCATAATGAACGTCGCTGTAACAACGCTGTACTCTGAAATAATTGGACCTCGACGACAG GGGACGCTTCAAGGAGTTTTTCAACTTGCCGGTTCCACAGGCAGAATGGTAGCGCCTCTCACTATCAG TATACTATACTCAAAATATGGACCCCGTGTACCTTGGATAACGGAAGTTGTGCAAATATGCGCTATAATTTTGCTCTGGATAGTATTCCGTCACAAGATGGTTCCgctgaaaattgaacaaaatgaGAATAATCCTCCTGCAGGGAGGAGTTCTGTGCATTCGTAA